A stretch of the Azorhizobium caulinodans ORS 571 genome encodes the following:
- a CDS encoding DASS family sodium-coupled anion symporter, with protein MIERVRGLFAYFARVVPFRIKPAIITTLVLFTLLLLPVPAGLTPKAWALVAIFLTTIVAIILKVMPIGVMAMMAMTIVALSQVTATSSKAAIADALASLSNPLIWLIVVAIFISRGLKKTGLGSRIGLLFIALLGRRTIGIGYGLAVCELVLAPFTPSNTARGGGIVHPIMKSIAGAFGSDPAKGTERKMGTYLALVNMHANPITSGMFITATAPNPLVVDYVAKVTNQSFHLTWTSWALYMLLPGLVCLLLMPLAIALLSPPEVKATPDAVDYARGELKRMGALSGGEWVMIGTFLLLLVLWANVPAMIFGKAFELDPTAVAFLGLFALIITGTIDWDDVLSEKSAWDTLIWFGALVMMAEQLNKTGVIAWFSNLLKSGILASGMGWQPAAALLVLCFVFSHYFFASTTAHISAMMLAFLTVGLQIVPPDFHIPFLLMMASGSAIMMTLTHYATGTSPIIFGSGYVGLGLWWRVGFVMCVIELLIYAVVGNLWWKVLGLW; from the coding sequence ATGATCGAACGCGTGCGTGGTCTGTTTGCCTATTTTGCCAGGGTGGTGCCCTTCCGCATCAAGCCGGCCATCATCACCACGCTGGTGCTCTTCACCCTGCTGCTGCTGCCCGTTCCGGCCGGCCTGACGCCGAAGGCGTGGGCGCTGGTGGCCATCTTCCTCACCACCATCGTCGCCATCATCCTCAAGGTGATGCCCATCGGCGTGATGGCCATGATGGCGATGACCATCGTGGCGCTCTCGCAGGTCACCGCCACCTCGTCCAAGGCCGCCATCGCTGACGCCCTTGCCAGCCTGTCCAATCCGCTCATCTGGCTGATCGTGGTGGCCATCTTCATTTCGCGGGGGCTCAAGAAGACGGGGCTGGGCAGCCGCATCGGCCTCCTCTTCATCGCGCTGCTGGGGCGGCGGACCATCGGCATCGGCTATGGCCTTGCGGTCTGCGAGCTGGTGCTTGCGCCCTTCACGCCCAGCAACACGGCGCGCGGTGGCGGCATCGTCCACCCCATCATGAAGTCCATCGCCGGCGCCTTCGGCTCCGACCCGGCCAAGGGCACCGAGCGCAAGATGGGCACCTATCTGGCGCTGGTGAACATGCATGCCAATCCCATCACCTCGGGCATGTTCATCACCGCCACCGCGCCCAATCCGCTGGTGGTGGACTATGTGGCGAAGGTCACCAACCAGAGCTTCCACCTCACCTGGACGTCCTGGGCGCTCTACATGCTGCTGCCGGGTCTCGTCTGCCTGCTGCTGATGCCGCTCGCCATCGCCCTCCTGTCCCCGCCGGAGGTGAAGGCGACCCCCGACGCGGTGGATTATGCTCGCGGCGAGCTGAAGCGCATGGGCGCGCTCTCCGGCGGCGAGTGGGTGATGATCGGCACCTTCCTGCTGCTGCTGGTGCTGTGGGCGAACGTGCCCGCCATGATCTTCGGCAAGGCCTTCGAGCTCGACCCGACCGCCGTCGCCTTCCTCGGCCTGTTCGCCCTCATCATCACCGGCACCATCGACTGGGACGACGTGCTCTCCGAGAAGAGCGCATGGGACACGCTGATCTGGTTCGGCGCGCTGGTGATGATGGCCGAGCAGCTCAACAAGACCGGCGTCATCGCCTGGTTCTCCAACCTGCTGAAGAGCGGCATCCTGGCGTCCGGCATGGGCTGGCAGCCGGCGGCGGCGCTGCTGGTGCTGTGCTTCGTCTTCTCGCACTACTTCTTTGCCAGCACGACCGCCCACATCAGCGCCATGATGCTGGCCTTCCTCACGGTGGGCCTGCAGATCGTGCCGCCGGACTTCCACATCCCCTTCCTGCTGATGATGGCGTCGGGCTCGGCCATCATGATGACGCTCACCCATTATGCCACCGGCACCTCGCCCATCATCTTCGGCTCGGGCTATGTGGGCCTCGGCCTGTGGTGGCGGGTCGGCTTCGTCATGTGCGTGATCGAGCTGCTGATCTATGCGGTGGTCGGCAATCTCTGGTGGAAGGTGCTGGGCCTCTGGTGA
- a CDS encoding VIT1/CCC1 transporter family protein: MPRTLSLRELHAETHLVSRIGWLRAAVLGANDGIVSTASLIVGVAAASAGRNEILLAGLAGLVAGAMSMAAGEYVSVSSQSDTEAAELARERRELAADFQGEVGELASIYEERGVEPALARQVAEQLMKKDALVAHARDELGISELTTARPIQAAVASAACFSIGAVLPLLLAMLAPASVRVALVSGGSLVFLAVLGVIAAKAGGAPVLKATLRVTVWGALAMAATAGIGVLFGVAA; this comes from the coding sequence ATGCCCAGAACCCTGTCCCTGCGCGAGCTGCATGCGGAAACCCATCTCGTCTCGCGCATCGGCTGGCTGCGCGCCGCCGTGCTCGGCGCCAATGACGGCATCGTCTCCACCGCCAGCCTGATCGTCGGTGTCGCCGCCGCTTCCGCCGGGCGCAACGAGATCCTGCTGGCTGGCCTCGCGGGCCTCGTGGCGGGCGCCATGTCCATGGCGGCGGGCGAATATGTCTCCGTCTCCTCCCAGTCCGACACCGAGGCGGCCGAACTCGCCCGCGAGCGGCGGGAGCTCGCCGCCGATTTCCAGGGAGAGGTCGGGGAGCTGGCCAGCATCTATGAGGAGCGCGGCGTCGAACCCGCGCTGGCCCGGCAGGTGGCCGAGCAGCTCATGAAGAAGGACGCGCTCGTCGCCCATGCCCGCGACGAGCTGGGCATCTCGGAACTCACCACCGCCCGGCCCATCCAGGCGGCAGTCGCCTCGGCGGCCTGCTTCAGCATCGGCGCCGTGCTGCCGCTGCTGCTCGCCATGCTCGCCCCGGCTTCCGTGCGGGTGGCGCTGGTCTCGGGCGGCTCGCTGGTGTTCCTCGCCGTGCTCGGCGTGATCGCCGCGAAGGCCGGCGGCGCGCCGGTGCTCAAGGCCACCCTGCGCGTCACCGTCTGGGGGGCGCTGGCCATGGCGGCGACCGCCGGCATCGGCGTGCTGTTCGGCGTCGCCGCCTGA
- the lepA gene encoding translation elongation factor 4, translating to MTATAQKNIRNFSIVAHIDHGKSTLADRLIQLTGGLSEREMSDQVLDNMDIERERGITIKAQTVRLSYKAQDGETYTLNLIDTPGHVDFAYEVSRSLAAVEGSLLVVDASQGVEAQTLANVYQAIDNNHDIVPVLNKIDLPAAEPEKVKSQIEDVIGLDASNAIGISAKTGLNIDQVLEAIVTRLPAPVGDREAPLKALLVDSWYDTYLGVVVLVRIIDGVLKKGMRIKMMGADAVYDVDRVGVFTPKMVAMESLGPGEIGFLNGSIKEVADTRVGDTITDDKRPTSEALPGFKPAQPVVFCGLFPVDAADFEDLRAAMGKLRLNDASFSFEMETSAALGFGFRCGFLGLLHLEIIQERLSREFNLDLIATAPSVIYQMELTDGSTIDLHNPADMPDVVKIEEIREPWIRATIMTPDDYLGAVLKLCQDRRGNQIELTYVGARAMVTYDLPLNEVVFDFYDKLKSISKGYASFDYNITDYRPGELVKMSILVNGEPVDALSMLVHRTRAEFRGRAMCEKLKDLIPQHLFNIPIQAAIGAKVIARETIKALRKDVTAKCYGGDVSRKRKLLDKQKEGKKKMRQFGKVEIPQEAFIAALKMDD from the coding sequence GCCCAGACCGTTCGCCTCTCCTACAAGGCGCAGGACGGCGAGACCTATACGCTGAACCTCATCGACACCCCCGGGCACGTGGACTTCGCCTATGAGGTGAGCCGTTCGCTCGCCGCCGTGGAAGGCTCGCTGCTGGTGGTGGACGCCTCGCAGGGGGTCGAGGCGCAGACGCTCGCCAACGTCTATCAGGCCATCGACAACAATCACGACATCGTCCCGGTCCTCAACAAGATCGACCTGCCGGCGGCCGAGCCGGAGAAGGTGAAGAGCCAGATCGAGGACGTGATCGGCCTCGATGCCTCCAACGCCATCGGCATCTCGGCCAAGACCGGCCTCAACATCGACCAGGTGCTGGAAGCCATCGTCACCCGCCTGCCCGCCCCCGTGGGTGACCGCGAGGCGCCGCTGAAGGCGCTGCTGGTGGACAGCTGGTACGACACCTATCTCGGCGTCGTCGTGCTGGTGCGCATCATCGACGGCGTGCTGAAGAAGGGCATGCGCATCAAGATGATGGGCGCGGATGCCGTCTATGACGTGGACCGCGTGGGCGTGTTCACGCCCAAGATGGTGGCCATGGAGAGCCTCGGCCCCGGCGAGATCGGCTTCCTCAACGGCTCCATCAAGGAAGTGGCGGACACCCGCGTCGGCGACACGATCACCGACGACAAGCGCCCAACGAGCGAGGCGCTGCCGGGCTTCAAGCCGGCCCAGCCGGTGGTGTTCTGCGGCCTCTTCCCCGTGGACGCGGCGGACTTCGAGGACCTGCGCGCCGCCATGGGCAAGCTGCGCCTCAACGACGCCAGCTTCTCCTTCGAGATGGAAACCTCGGCGGCGCTGGGCTTCGGCTTTCGCTGCGGCTTCCTCGGACTGCTGCATCTGGAGATCATCCAGGAGCGCCTGTCGCGCGAGTTCAACCTCGACCTTATCGCCACCGCGCCGTCGGTCATCTACCAGATGGAGCTGACGGACGGCTCGACCATCGATCTGCACAACCCGGCCGACATGCCGGACGTGGTGAAGATCGAGGAAATCCGCGAGCCCTGGATCCGCGCCACCATCATGACGCCGGACGATTATCTCGGCGCGGTGCTGAAGCTCTGCCAGGACCGGCGCGGCAACCAGATCGAGCTGACCTATGTGGGCGCGCGCGCCATGGTCACCTACGACCTGCCGCTGAACGAAGTGGTGTTCGACTTCTACGACAAGCTGAAGTCGATCTCGAAGGGCTACGCCTCCTTCGACTACAACATCACCGACTATCGCCCCGGCGAACTGGTGAAGATGTCCATCCTCGTCAATGGCGAGCCGGTGGACGCGCTGTCCATGCTGGTCCACCGCACGCGGGCGGAGTTCCGTGGCCGGGCCATGTGCGAGAAGCTGAAGGACCTCATCCCGCAGCACCTGTTCAACATCCCGATCCAGGCCGCCATCGGCGCCAAGGTGATCGCGCGCGAGACCATCAAGGCCCTGCGCAAGGACGTGACGGCGAAGTGCTACGGCGGCGACGTCTCGCGCAAGCGCAAGCTTCTGGACAAGCAGAAGGAAGGCAAGAAGAAGATGCGCCAGTTCGGCAAGGTGGAGATTCCGCAGGAAGCCTTCATCGCCGCGCTGAAGATGGACGACTGA